The following are encoded together in the Pedobacter sp. D749 genome:
- a CDS encoding DUF559 domain-containing protein — protein MRNNLTPAEATMWMYLQNSRLDGKKFRRQHSVGNYILDFYCPSEKLAIEVDGSSHDDYSAEIYDKERTDFLNSKGIRVIRFENAEVFESEELICEAIKTYFKKPPPAPPCNKEGS, from the coding sequence CTGAGAAACAACCTCACTCCTGCTGAAGCTACCATGTGGATGTACCTGCAAAATTCCAGACTTGATGGCAAAAAATTCAGACGCCAACACAGTGTTGGAAATTATATTTTAGATTTTTACTGTCCATCAGAAAAATTAGCTATTGAAGTTGATGGCAGTAGTCATGATGATTATTCAGCAGAAATATACGATAAAGAACGAACTGATTTTTTAAACAGTAAAGGAATTAGGGTAATCAGATTTGAGAATGCTGAAGTTTTTGAATCAGAAGAATTGATATGCGAGGCGATTAAAACATATTTCAAAAAACCACCCCCAGCCCCTCCTTGCAATAAGGAGGGGAGCTGA
- a CDS encoding Crp/Fnr family transcriptional regulator: MKELLKQNISSHISISEDERDLFCDLFEHKLIKKKSFLLAAGEICKFEGFVVKGLFRVYHLDKNGFENVLYFAMENWWITDIDSFTNEKPSQLYIEALEDSEVQLISKKDKEFAYTNLPKIEKLFRIMTQKTHVALQRRMIDNLSKTADQRYLDFIEKYPQLLQRLTNLQIAAYLGISHEFLSKIRKKIVNAG; this comes from the coding sequence ATGAAAGAGCTTCTCAAACAAAATATCTCCAGTCACATATCCATTTCAGAAGATGAAAGAGATCTGTTCTGTGACCTCTTTGAGCATAAACTGATCAAAAAAAAGAGTTTTCTACTGGCAGCGGGTGAAATCTGCAAATTTGAAGGATTTGTGGTGAAAGGACTTTTTCGTGTATATCACTTAGATAAAAATGGTTTTGAAAATGTACTGTATTTTGCCATGGAGAATTGGTGGATCACCGATATTGATAGTTTTACGAATGAGAAACCTTCCCAGCTTTATATAGAAGCACTTGAAGATAGCGAAGTACAGCTCATTTCTAAAAAGGACAAGGAATTTGCCTATACCAATCTTCCGAAAATAGAAAAACTATTCAGGATCATGACCCAAAAAACCCATGTTGCCCTGCAGAGGAGAATGATCGATAATCTAAGCAAAACTGCCGACCAGCGCTACCTGGATTTTATTGAGAAATATCCTCAGTTATTGCAACGACTGACCAATCTTCAGATTGCTGCATATTTGGGCATCAGCCATGAATTTTTGAGCAAAATCAGAAAGAAAATAGTCAATGCCGGTTAG
- a CDS encoding MBL fold metallo-hydrolase has protein sequence MKSIITTLFLTILISSNMEANAQSFKTVETTNLKLEVYNASENAFGVASVIVSGKTDAVLIDAQFTLADAEKVASEIKKSGKKLTIIYVSHADPDYYFGLEVFKKYFPEVTAYASPATVEAIKATSQKKLDVWGERLGKAITSNVILPQVLKGNSIDLEGQKLEIFGLDEFPAKTFVWVPSIKAVIGGINVFGTTFNLWMADAQTADARKNWITVLDKIEALHPSIVIPAHANNVSPFDVSAVKHTKSYIQFYEEALKTNKTSEELIKAIKAKYPALTFETALQIGAKVNTGEMKW, from the coding sequence ATGAAATCAATTATCACAACATTATTCTTAACAATTTTAATCTCATCCAATATGGAAGCAAATGCACAAAGTTTCAAAACTGTTGAAACCACTAATTTAAAACTGGAAGTTTATAACGCATCAGAAAATGCTTTTGGTGTGGCATCGGTAATCGTTTCTGGCAAAACAGATGCCGTGTTGATCGACGCACAGTTTACCCTGGCAGATGCCGAAAAGGTAGCTTCGGAAATCAAAAAATCTGGAAAGAAATTAACCATTATTTATGTTTCTCACGCCGATCCGGATTACTATTTCGGACTGGAAGTATTTAAAAAATATTTCCCGGAAGTTACTGCTTATGCATCACCTGCAACAGTAGAGGCGATCAAAGCCACTTCGCAAAAAAAACTGGACGTTTGGGGTGAGCGGTTGGGTAAAGCCATTACTTCTAATGTGATATTGCCTCAGGTTTTAAAAGGAAATAGCATCGACTTAGAGGGGCAGAAACTTGAAATATTTGGATTGGATGAATTTCCAGCCAAAACTTTCGTTTGGGTTCCTTCTATCAAGGCTGTAATAGGTGGCATTAATGTTTTTGGAACTACTTTTAACCTTTGGATGGCCGATGCGCAGACAGCAGATGCCCGCAAAAACTGGATTACTGTTTTAGATAAAATCGAAGCTTTACACCCTTCAATCGTTATTCCTGCACATGCCAACAATGTAAGCCCATTTGATGTTAGCGCAGTAAAACATACTAAAAGCTATATCCAGTTCTATGAAGAAGCATTAAAAACCAACAAAACATCTGAAGAATTGATCAAAGCGATTAAGGCGAAATATCCGGCGCTTACTTTTGAAACTGCATTGCAAATTGGCGCCAAAGTAAATACTGGCGAAATGAAATGGTAA
- a CDS encoding nuclear transport factor 2 family protein: protein MTNLEIVKSTYEGKTSEENGKNLAKYVADDISWTEAKGFPYAGTYIGLAEVTKNVFSRLGSEWTDYKFTPEDYVANADNVVAYGTYTGTYKITGKPFKARVAHVWKLKDGKIISFEQFVDSQPVNDAMK from the coding sequence ATGACAAATCTTGAAATTGTAAAAAGTACTTACGAAGGTAAAACTTCGGAAGAAAATGGTAAAAATCTTGCTAAATATGTAGCGGATGATATCTCTTGGACCGAAGCTAAGGGTTTTCCCTATGCAGGCACCTACATCGGATTGGCGGAAGTAACCAAAAACGTTTTTAGCAGATTAGGAAGTGAATGGACCGATTATAAATTCACGCCCGAAGATTATGTAGCCAACGCAGACAATGTAGTGGCCTATGGAACCTATACCGGAACCTATAAAATTACCGGTAAGCCATTTAAAGCAAGAGTGGCCCACGTTTGGAAACTGAAGGACGGAAAAATAATCAGTTTCGAGCAGTTTGTAGATAGCCAGCCTGTAAACGATGCAATGAAATAA
- a CDS encoding nuclear transport factor 2 family protein yields the protein MTLKSLLFTIALILLSNAIFSQTRQDSIEIRQTALDYIESQHKPNPAQMEGALHPGMVKRTFWKDKPTGKDYIRETSTESMVLLAESYNKNNDKFPPSPKKEVKLLDISERTASVKLIADQWIDYLHIVKLNGSWKIINVLWQFKDISQH from the coding sequence ATGACTCTAAAATCCCTATTATTTACCATTGCGCTTATTTTATTAAGTAACGCTATCTTTTCGCAAACCAGGCAAGACAGCATAGAAATAAGGCAAACAGCCCTCGATTATATCGAATCACAGCACAAACCAAACCCTGCACAAATGGAAGGTGCCTTGCATCCAGGAATGGTAAAGAGAACATTTTGGAAAGATAAGCCAACAGGAAAAGACTATATTCGGGAGACAAGCACAGAATCTATGGTTTTGCTGGCCGAAAGCTATAATAAAAACAATGATAAATTTCCGCCTTCCCCAAAGAAAGAAGTAAAATTGCTGGATATTTCAGAACGGACTGCATCTGTAAAATTAATTGCTGATCAATGGATAGACTACCTGCACATCGTCAAACTAAATGGAAGCTGGAAAATCATCAATGTGTTATGGCAGTTTAAAGACATCAGCCAACATTAA
- a CDS encoding serine hydrolase: MKQFLFLTVFAASIGLCFTASAQLKNLEFLDHRPNPTDSVSKESTITSYNIGSSQDLYLKINTGKSLAEELEKLAPGLPVDSALKTGNFQFSFLIEGKPVYKEDLHPGAILLQDKIVRKPLPVVLISGSRSGLWSLYMWDRFMINSGISLFGQVPKKLSIQIRVYIDAGHRIYSPVLLAEDINMTRILPPIDAKLIKPQPIKPGSGWPLYEGKYNQELIEQLNTKILDQSYKKINSIVVIKKGSLFLEEYFNGSSRASLHDARSVGKSFTGTLLGLAIRDGYLKSEQQKLDEFYNLKQFGHPSAKKDSVKLVDLLTMSAAFDGNDEVMESPGNEENMYPTADYVKFALDLPMALNKQNGKQWSYFTVGTMLLGDIIDKVIPGGLEPYAKKKLFDPLGIDSLEWARTPMGKPFTGGGLRLKALDFAKFGQLYCNAGVWNGKQMVPKSWINKSFRHLQTLPADRPGFYGFLFWNRTIKIDGKNLEVWYSSGNGGNKIYIIKQIGLVVVVNASAYGTSFAHQQADQILEKYILPAVLQPTATN; the protein is encoded by the coding sequence ATGAAGCAATTTTTATTTTTAACCGTATTTGCCGCATCTATTGGCCTTTGCTTTACCGCAAGTGCTCAATTAAAAAACCTGGAGTTTCTCGATCACCGGCCTAATCCAACTGATTCTGTATCAAAAGAATCCACTATTACCAGTTATAATATTGGAAGTAGTCAAGACCTCTACCTGAAGATCAACACCGGAAAATCACTTGCTGAGGAGCTCGAAAAGCTGGCACCCGGCCTACCCGTCGATTCTGCCTTGAAAACCGGAAATTTTCAGTTTTCCTTTTTGATAGAGGGCAAACCAGTTTACAAGGAAGATTTACATCCCGGCGCCATTCTTTTACAGGATAAAATCGTTAGAAAACCACTCCCGGTAGTCTTGATTAGCGGGAGCAGATCCGGGCTGTGGAGCCTGTATATGTGGGATCGATTTATGATTAATTCGGGTATAAGCTTATTCGGACAGGTACCAAAAAAACTGAGCATCCAAATTAGGGTCTATATCGATGCAGGCCATAGAATCTATTCTCCGGTTTTGCTGGCAGAAGATATTAACATGACCAGAATCCTCCCTCCCATTGATGCAAAATTAATAAAGCCTCAACCGATTAAGCCAGGAAGTGGTTGGCCATTATATGAGGGAAAATATAATCAGGAGCTGATTGAACAGCTCAATACCAAAATACTCGATCAGTCTTACAAAAAGATCAATTCAATTGTTGTGATTAAAAAAGGGTCCTTATTCTTGGAAGAGTATTTTAACGGATCTTCCAGAGCAAGCCTCCACGATGCACGCTCCGTTGGCAAGTCTTTTACGGGAACTTTACTTGGTTTGGCCATTAGAGACGGGTATCTTAAATCCGAGCAGCAGAAATTGGATGAGTTTTACAATTTAAAGCAATTCGGACATCCATCTGCGAAAAAGGATAGTGTAAAACTTGTTGATCTGTTAACAATGAGCGCTGCTTTTGATGGAAATGACGAAGTGATGGAATCTCCCGGCAATGAAGAGAATATGTATCCTACTGCCGATTACGTTAAATTTGCGCTGGATCTGCCCATGGCATTAAACAAGCAGAATGGTAAACAATGGTCTTATTTCACCGTTGGCACGATGCTTCTCGGAGATATCATAGATAAAGTGATACCAGGTGGTTTGGAGCCTTATGCGAAAAAGAAATTATTTGATCCGCTGGGGATCGACTCGCTCGAATGGGCACGTACGCCAATGGGCAAACCATTCACCGGTGGAGGATTACGCCTAAAAGCATTAGATTTTGCGAAGTTCGGGCAACTTTACTGCAATGCCGGTGTTTGGAATGGTAAACAAATGGTTCCCAAATCGTGGATAAATAAGTCGTTCCGCCATTTGCAAACCCTCCCTGCGGATAGGCCGGGCTTTTATGGGTTTCTTTTCTGGAATAGGACCATTAAAATCGACGGCAAAAATCTGGAAGTCTGGTACAGCTCCGGAAATGGTGGAAATAAAATTTACATCATTAAACAGATTGGGCTAGTGGTAGTGGTTAATGCATCGGCGTATGGAACTTCTTTTGCCCATCAACAGGCAGATCAGATTTTGGAAAAATATATTCTTCCAGCAGTATTGCAACCAACTGCAACAAATTAA
- a CDS encoding helix-turn-helix transcriptional regulator, whose product MKNLTSGIFFGNTDQTIKLDGLIITNTEYTHEFVDWHYHDNAYFTFLIAGKVSEINKKDHHKCVPGTLLFHNCQEPHYNVKPKGYTRGMHLELSAKWLLEFAGKNMAEGSLEVINPLVKSLFHQILISTKNPDDTTPLSLHTLAFNAVDRLSSSSNYRRYKQPPEWVDKLTQMLHDSPDQSHSLESMSGNLGIHPVHLSRYFPKYFGCNLGAYIRSIRLCRAAAELNAGKKSAIQIAFECGFYDQTHLIRCFKEEFRFTPHQYQHYLK is encoded by the coding sequence ATGAAAAACCTCACATCGGGAATTTTTTTTGGCAATACTGATCAAACCATCAAATTGGACGGGCTCATCATCACCAACACGGAATATACTCACGAATTCGTTGATTGGCACTATCATGACAATGCTTACTTTACTTTCCTAATCGCTGGCAAGGTTTCTGAAATAAATAAAAAAGATCACCATAAATGTGTTCCGGGCACTTTACTTTTCCATAATTGCCAGGAACCGCATTACAATGTAAAGCCTAAGGGCTACACCAGGGGAATGCACCTGGAATTGTCTGCTAAATGGCTTTTGGAATTTGCTGGCAAAAATATGGCCGAAGGCAGCCTTGAAGTAATCAATCCCCTGGTAAAATCACTCTTCCATCAAATCTTAATTTCTACTAAAAATCCCGATGATACCACGCCGCTATCGCTCCATACGCTAGCTTTCAATGCAGTAGACAGGCTTTCCAGCAGTTCGAACTATCGCAGATATAAACAACCTCCGGAATGGGTTGACAAACTCACCCAAATGCTTCATGATAGTCCTGATCAAAGTCATTCTCTCGAATCTATGTCCGGTAACCTAGGCATACACCCCGTCCATCTATCCAGATACTTTCCAAAGTATTTTGGATGTAACCTTGGAGCATACATCCGAAGCATCAGACTTTGCCGGGCGGCGGCAGAACTCAATGCCGGAAAAAAATCTGCCATCCAGATTGCTTTTGAATGTGGTTTTTACGACCAGACCCATCTCATCCGGTGTTTTAAAGAAGAGTTTCGGTTTACCCCGCATCAGTATCAGCATTATTTAAAGTAA
- a CDS encoding endonuclease domain-containing protein has protein sequence MAIHNLKYLKEKRKELRNNLTPAEATMWMYLQNSRLDGKKFRRQHSVGNYILDFYCPSEKLAIEVDGSSHDDYSAEIYDKERTDFLNSKGIRVIRFENAEVFESEELICEAIRTYFKKPPPAPPCNKEGS, from the coding sequence GTGGCAATCCATAATCTTAAATATCTAAAAGAGAAAAGAAAGGAGCTGAGAAACAACCTTACCCCTGCTGAGGCTACCATGTGGATGTATCTGCAAAATTCAAGACTTGATGGTAAAAAATTCAGACGCCAGCATAGTGTTGGAAATTATATTTTAGATTTTTACTGTCCATCAGAAAAATTAGCTATTGAAGTTGATGGCAGTAGTCATGATGATTATTCAGCAGAAATATACGATAAGGAACGAACTGATTTTTTAAACAGTAAAGGAATTAGGGTAATCAGATTTGAGAATGCTGAAGTTTTTGAATCTGAAGAATTGATATGCGAGGCGATTAGAACATATTTCAAAAAACCACCCCCAGCCCCTCCTTGCAATAAGGAGGGGAGCTGA
- a CDS encoding DUF559 domain-containing protein, with amino-acid sequence MAIHNLKQLKEKRKELRNNLTPAEATMWMYLQNSRLDGKKFRRQHSVWNYIFQKTTPNPSLQ; translated from the coding sequence ATGGCAATCCATAATCTTAAACAGCTAAAAGAGAAAAGAAAGGAGCTGAGAAACAACCTCACTCCTGCTGAGGCTACCATGTGGATGTACCTGCAAAATTCCAGACTTGATGGCAAAAAATTCAGACGCCAACACAGTGTTTGGAATTATATATTTCAAAAAACCACCCCCAACCCCTCCTTGCAATAA
- a CDS encoding serine hydrolase, whose amino-acid sequence MRRTFFLITIGLLLFNLTFGQSNHYKQLDSLFGTLYKQQMFNGNVLIADKGKIVFEKSYGLANEQTGQKINNQTIFELASVSKQFTAMGIVLLEKQGKLNYDDKISKYIPELAFYGNISIRNLLNHTGGLPDYIEFFEQKWGKTKIATNQDIVNVFAKYRPKAIFQPGEKYEYSDTGYTLLALIIERVSGRAFGQFLSENIFQPLKMKNTFIYRSRFEPKKIDNYALGYVTDSLGHKVLPNSFGKEFYTYYLDGIVGDGTVNSTTADLLKWDRALYTDKLIDSKDKELLFNSVKTKDGKESNYGFGWFVGNSKKYGKIVYHSGGWPGYSTYIERHLDNDKTIIILQNHSEAKINSFLQKVRTILYN is encoded by the coding sequence ATGAGAAGAACATTTTTTCTGATTACAATTGGACTGTTGTTATTTAATCTCACTTTTGGTCAATCTAATCATTATAAGCAACTTGACAGCTTATTTGGCACGCTCTATAAGCAGCAAATGTTTAATGGGAATGTGCTGATTGCAGATAAAGGGAAAATCGTATTTGAAAAAAGTTATGGCCTTGCCAATGAGCAAACCGGACAAAAAATTAATAACCAAACCATATTTGAGCTGGCATCTGTTTCCAAACAATTTACTGCTATGGGAATTGTTTTGTTGGAAAAACAGGGAAAACTGAACTATGACGACAAAATTTCAAAATATATTCCCGAACTAGCTTTCTACGGGAACATCAGCATCAGAAATTTACTTAATCACACTGGAGGGCTTCCCGACTATATAGAATTTTTTGAACAAAAGTGGGGTAAAACAAAAATTGCTACCAATCAGGATATTGTAAATGTCTTCGCGAAATACAGACCAAAAGCTATCTTTCAACCCGGCGAAAAATACGAGTACAGTGATACAGGGTATACTTTATTAGCGTTGATCATAGAAAGAGTATCAGGTAGGGCATTTGGACAATTTTTGAGTGAAAACATCTTTCAACCATTAAAAATGAAAAATACGTTTATCTACAGAAGTAGATTTGAACCAAAAAAAATAGATAATTATGCTCTTGGTTATGTTACAGATAGCTTAGGACATAAAGTGCTTCCCAATAGTTTTGGGAAAGAATTTTACACTTATTATCTGGATGGAATTGTGGGCGATGGAACAGTAAATTCTACAACAGCAGATCTGTTAAAATGGGACAGAGCACTTTATACCGATAAATTGATAGATTCAAAAGATAAAGAACTCCTATTTAATTCGGTAAAAACCAAGGATGGAAAAGAGAGTAATTATGGATTTGGGTGGTTTGTAGGGAATTCGAAAAAATATGGCAAAATCGTCTATCATTCCGGAGGTTGGCCAGGGTATTCCACTTATATAGAAAGGCATTTAGATAATGATAAAACGATAATAATCCTGCAAAATCATTCGGAAGCAAAAATAAATTCATTTTTGCAAAAAGTAAGAACGATATTATATAATTAA